The following coding sequences are from one Granulicella sp. L56 window:
- a CDS encoding flagellar motor switch protein FliM: MGKQLEQGDIDALFAAAGANAATQAATDGESAPERYNFSRAGQISNEQMRAISTVNDLFARNLMHTLGAWLRTPLRIKLVAGEQLPFKEFLERLSIHTFVCSLRLEPLGAVGLLELELAISSSVIDVLLGGVGKAWPVRELTDIEEAILTSVVQLAVQELNLAWQSVGLEFVLEKRETDAAVARMMTPGERTLCVSFEARMPEAQGVINLCLPAVVLNAILRRLIAEGDRPRRRSKEAHMQIRNLLGQVSVGTLLQFPQMRLRASDVAALVPGTVLRLPIPKTAAAELRIGRLHLGSAYPVRTGEHRGAQLEGELMDGRLAPSLSRQTDNAAMSVN; the protein is encoded by the coding sequence ATGGGAAAGCAACTTGAGCAGGGAGATATCGACGCACTCTTCGCGGCAGCCGGAGCGAATGCCGCGACACAGGCGGCGACGGACGGAGAGTCAGCTCCGGAAAGATACAACTTCAGCCGGGCCGGACAGATCAGCAATGAACAGATGCGGGCCATCAGCACGGTGAACGATCTATTTGCGCGCAACCTGATGCATACGCTTGGAGCATGGCTGAGAACGCCGTTACGGATAAAACTTGTGGCTGGCGAGCAATTGCCATTCAAGGAGTTTTTGGAGCGGCTCTCGATCCATACCTTTGTCTGTTCGCTCCGGCTGGAGCCATTGGGCGCCGTCGGCCTGTTGGAGCTTGAACTTGCGATCTCGTCGTCGGTCATCGACGTTTTGCTGGGCGGTGTGGGTAAGGCATGGCCGGTGCGCGAATTGACCGATATCGAGGAGGCAATTCTTACCTCGGTCGTGCAGCTTGCCGTGCAGGAGTTGAACCTTGCCTGGCAATCGGTGGGGCTCGAGTTTGTCCTTGAGAAGCGTGAGACGGATGCGGCGGTAGCGCGCATGATGACGCCCGGAGAAAGGACATTGTGTGTAAGTTTCGAAGCGCGCATGCCGGAGGCGCAGGGAGTGATTAACCTTTGTCTGCCCGCTGTCGTGCTCAATGCAATTCTGCGACGGCTGATCGCAGAAGGGGACCGTCCGCGCAGGCGATCGAAAGAGGCCCATATGCAGATAAGAAATCTGCTGGGGCAAGTAAGTGTAGGAACACTGTTGCAGTTTCCGCAGATGCGACTGCGTGCAAGTGACGTAGCGGCACTTGTGCCCGGCACAGTGCTGCGGCTTCCAATCCCCAAGACCGCGGCTGCGGAGTTGCGCATCGGAAGGCTGCATCTTGGGAGTGCGTATCCTGTGCGAACCGGAGAACATCGTGGAGCGCAATTGGAAGGTGAGTTGATGGATGGGCGTCTTGCCCCGTCTTTGAGCAGGCAGACAGATAACGCAGCGATGAGCGTGAATTGA
- a CDS encoding succinate dehydrogenase, producing the protein MAAAAPPATPAAPTPHGIKGVQPLRAGQGHSYFWRKLHSLSGIVPIGAFLVEHIISNFEAINGPLAYAKQVLFLNSLPMVRILEWAFIFIPLAFHAGYGAFIWLRGRSNVNVYPWVGNKLYLMQRVTGVIALAYIVQHVWRQRFSGVSLPEHPGAAFAKVQHELHNPWMLAIYIVAMIATCWHFSAGVWLFAAKWGITPGDKARKRFGYVCAAAGSALCIMGLISIYAFVGPKYQNAPADVMPEQPAGVTMPAPSVLPLNSTNPSQPE; encoded by the coding sequence ATGGCCGCAGCCGCACCGCCAGCAACACCTGCCGCACCGACCCCGCACGGGATTAAGGGCGTGCAACCGCTTCGTGCCGGTCAGGGTCATTCTTACTTCTGGCGCAAGCTGCACTCGCTCTCAGGAATCGTCCCCATCGGCGCCTTCCTGGTCGAGCACATCATCTCCAACTTCGAAGCCATCAACGGCCCCCTCGCCTACGCCAAGCAGGTTCTCTTTCTCAACAGCCTCCCGATGGTCCGCATCCTCGAGTGGGCCTTCATCTTCATCCCCCTCGCCTTCCACGCCGGATACGGCGCCTTCATCTGGCTGCGCGGCCGCTCCAACGTCAATGTCTACCCCTGGGTCGGCAACAAGCTGTACCTCATGCAGCGTGTCACGGGAGTGATAGCTCTGGCCTACATCGTCCAGCACGTATGGCGGCAGCGCTTCTCCGGAGTCAGCCTGCCCGAGCATCCCGGCGCGGCCTTCGCCAAGGTACAGCACGAACTCCACAACCCCTGGATGCTGGCTATCTATATTGTTGCGATGATCGCGACCTGCTGGCACTTCTCCGCCGGAGTCTGGCTCTTCGCCGCCAAGTGGGGCATCACCCCCGGCGACAAGGCACGCAAGCGCTTCGGATACGTCTGCGCCGCGGCTGGTTCAGCCCTCTGCATCATGGGCCTCATCAGCATCTACGCCTTCGTCGGGCCAAAGTACCAGAACGCCCCCGCAGACGTAATGCCCGAACAGCCAGCAGGAGTCACCATGCCTGCTCCTTCCGTGCTTCCACTTAATTCAACGAATCCCTCTCAGCCGGAGTAG
- the flhA gene encoding flagellar biosynthesis protein FlhA: MRPLLLPVAAISMVFVMLIPVPSFVLDLLLAASITASVIVFLTAVQIRRAVDFSVFPTLLLLLTMFRLSLNLASSRRILLHGHEGTHAAGSVIEAFGQFVVGGNYVVGFVLFLALIAIQFLVVSHGAVRTAEVTARFTLDALPGKQMAIDADMNAGLIDEQGARKRRQAIAREAEFYGAMDGAARFNQRDSMATILITAINIIAGLLIGVLQQGADLSTAVKTYTILTVGDGLVTMIPSLLVSIAGGIVLTRASSSGSLDTELGTQLLRGRNTLWIACGVLLALALIPGLPKLSFVLMAVGVALIARKLPAAKSDAALLADEAAEDGGTAKEKAKAIDAAKGENLASLLKMDELTLEIGFQLIPMVDEKQGGQMLNRVRALRRHLATELGFIVPPIHITDNLRLKPREYVVSLRGIEIARWQTEQNCLLAVNADPKARVLPGVETREPAFGVMARWIQPGLEEQALAAGYSVVDQTTVIGTHLGELIRRYAHELLGRQEVKRLLDSMTESYPKLVEELVPKLMTLGEVQRVLQQLLREQVSIRDIGAILEYLVEAAQTSKNVVHLVETVRQSLGRSLIHPLLDGEGSLRVLMLEPTLETDLLNTFDAKSALLLGDGARAGNMPADFMRRLVESVKRLTGGASTSALPVLLCPSPARYHVRRWLEPFLPKVTVLAPVEIPSEIRVRSMGTVG, from the coding sequence ATGCGGCCGCTGCTGCTGCCTGTAGCAGCCATCAGCATGGTGTTCGTCATGCTGATTCCAGTGCCGAGTTTTGTGCTGGATCTATTGCTGGCAGCATCGATCACGGCATCGGTGATTGTGTTTTTGACGGCGGTACAGATACGACGCGCAGTGGACTTTTCTGTGTTTCCTACACTGCTGCTGTTACTGACAATGTTTCGACTGTCTTTGAATCTCGCGTCCAGTCGAAGGATTCTGTTGCATGGACATGAGGGAACACATGCTGCCGGCTCTGTGATTGAAGCTTTTGGACAGTTTGTCGTTGGCGGCAATTATGTCGTGGGATTCGTGTTGTTCCTCGCTCTCATTGCGATCCAGTTTCTCGTCGTCAGCCATGGCGCGGTGCGAACAGCCGAGGTCACGGCCCGTTTCACGCTGGATGCGCTGCCGGGCAAGCAGATGGCGATCGACGCGGACATGAACGCAGGGCTGATCGACGAACAGGGCGCCAGGAAGCGTCGGCAGGCGATTGCGCGCGAAGCCGAGTTTTACGGAGCGATGGATGGTGCCGCGAGGTTCAATCAGCGAGATTCCATGGCCACCATCTTGATTACGGCGATCAACATTATCGCAGGACTGCTGATCGGAGTGCTGCAGCAGGGCGCCGATCTATCAACTGCAGTCAAGACCTATACGATCCTTACCGTCGGCGACGGCCTGGTGACGATGATTCCGAGCCTGCTGGTGTCGATTGCAGGCGGTATCGTATTGACGCGAGCGTCTTCGTCGGGGTCACTGGACACAGAGCTCGGAACGCAGTTGTTACGCGGGAGAAATACGCTCTGGATTGCCTGTGGCGTGCTGCTTGCCTTGGCCCTCATTCCAGGATTGCCAAAGTTATCTTTCGTGCTGATGGCGGTGGGAGTTGCCTTGATTGCGCGCAAGCTGCCAGCGGCGAAAAGTGACGCAGCCCTGCTTGCAGACGAGGCGGCCGAAGATGGAGGTACTGCGAAAGAGAAGGCGAAGGCCATCGATGCGGCCAAGGGAGAAAACCTGGCATCGCTGCTGAAGATGGACGAACTCACGTTGGAGATCGGCTTCCAGCTCATTCCCATGGTGGACGAAAAGCAGGGCGGCCAGATGCTTAACCGCGTCAGGGCCCTGCGACGGCATCTTGCGACTGAGCTCGGATTTATCGTTCCTCCGATACACATTACGGATAATCTTCGCCTGAAGCCGCGCGAGTATGTGGTGAGCCTGCGTGGCATTGAGATAGCGCGATGGCAGACAGAGCAGAATTGCCTGCTTGCAGTAAACGCTGATCCGAAGGCACGTGTGCTGCCGGGTGTAGAGACGCGCGAGCCGGCATTCGGTGTGATGGCGCGATGGATTCAGCCTGGGCTGGAGGAACAGGCGCTGGCAGCAGGCTATTCGGTTGTCGATCAGACCACGGTGATTGGCACGCATCTTGGTGAACTGATTCGCCGGTACGCGCACGAACTGCTGGGGCGTCAGGAGGTCAAGCGCCTGCTGGACAGTATGACCGAGAGCTATCCGAAGTTGGTTGAAGAGCTGGTGCCAAAGCTGATGACGCTGGGCGAGGTGCAGCGAGTGTTGCAGCAGTTGCTGCGCGAACAAGTTTCGATCCGCGATATCGGCGCAATTCTTGAATATCTCGTGGAAGCGGCACAGACGTCGAAGAACGTCGTTCATCTGGTCGAGACGGTGCGCCAGTCACTGGGGCGAAGCCTCATTCATCCATTGCTCGATGGAGAGGGCAGCTTGCGTGTGCTGATGCTGGAACCAACGCTGGAGACAGATCTGTTGAATACATTCGACGCGAAGTCTGCACTGCTGCTGGGAGATGGCGCGCGAGCAGGCAACATGCCCGCGGACTTTATGCGGCGGTTGGTGGAATCTGTGAAACGCCTAACCGGAGGTGCCTCTACCTCGGCACTCCCCGTGCTCTTATGCCCAAGTCCAGCCCGTTATCATGTGCGGCGCTGGCTGGAGCCATTTTTGCCAAAGGTTACAGTACTGGCACCCGTAGAGATACCGAGCGAGATTCGAGTGCGAAGTATGGGGACCGTTGGTTGA
- a CDS encoding sigma-70 family RNA polymerase sigma factor → MKARKAEQDTEEVMSIGGSVPVEILHGVSKGKLLCDSSMTAASFFVPFTAKDQPEGKSESETGMDRDLMLMEHLPTVRYLARRIHERLPQHVELDDLISAGVVGLIDAFSKFDHKKKVQFKSYAQFRIRGAILDSLRMLDWSPRELRRKGRAVEEAIRSVTQRVGRAPSEQEIAGEMELGLAEYQQLLGDLKGLEIGSLHAERSEDSGDEELAYIPGPPEEDPLFRCLKGEMKQRLADAIDELPEKERMVLTLYYYEELTMKEIGLTLGVVESRVSQIHSSAVLRLRTALAGLRTVETSRGSKLPGGKK, encoded by the coding sequence ATGAAAGCACGGAAGGCAGAGCAGGATACGGAGGAAGTGATGAGCATAGGTGGTTCGGTTCCGGTAGAGATTTTGCACGGGGTGTCGAAGGGGAAACTGCTTTGCGACAGCTCTATGACAGCGGCATCGTTCTTTGTCCCATTTACGGCGAAGGATCAGCCGGAAGGAAAGAGTGAAAGTGAGACTGGAATGGATCGCGATCTTATGCTGATGGAGCATCTGCCCACAGTGCGATATCTGGCACGGCGGATTCACGAGCGCTTGCCGCAGCATGTGGAACTGGATGATCTCATCTCCGCCGGTGTAGTCGGGCTGATTGATGCATTCTCAAAGTTCGATCACAAGAAGAAGGTCCAGTTCAAGAGCTACGCGCAGTTCAGGATCCGCGGCGCCATCCTCGATTCCCTGCGAATGCTGGACTGGAGCCCGAGGGAGTTGCGAAGAAAAGGGAGAGCGGTGGAAGAGGCGATCCGCTCTGTAACGCAAAGAGTTGGTCGCGCCCCCTCTGAGCAGGAGATTGCGGGCGAGATGGAACTGGGCCTGGCCGAGTATCAACAGTTGCTTGGCGATCTGAAAGGGTTGGAGATCGGCAGTCTGCACGCCGAACGGTCGGAGGATTCGGGCGATGAAGAGCTGGCCTATATTCCAGGGCCACCAGAAGAAGATCCATTGTTTCGTTGCCTGAAAGGCGAGATGAAACAGCGGCTGGCAGACGCAATTGACGAGCTTCCTGAAAAGGAGCGCATGGTCTTGACTCTCTACTATTACGAGGAGTTGACCATGAAGGAGATCGGGCTCACGCTCGGTGTGGTCGAGTCGCGAGTCTCTCAAATCCACTCTTCCGCTGTCCTGCGGCTGAGGACTGCGCTTGCGGGACTACGCACGGTTGAAACATCGAGAGGCAGCAAACTACCCGGAGGAAAGAAGTAG
- the sdhA gene encoding succinate dehydrogenase flavoprotein subunit, giving the protein MAAATPRIIVVGGGLAGLSAVIKIAEAGGTVDLFSIVPVKRSHSVCAQGGINSAKNLKGEGDSTWAHFDDTVYGGDFLANQTPVKQMCAQGPAIIDLLDRMGVPFNRTPEGLLDFRRFGGTLFHRTAFAGATTGQQLLYALDEQVRRFEAEGKVTKYEGWEFLSAVLDSKGAARGICAMDLRTMETRTFPADAIIVCTGGNGAIFGKSTNSVVCTGSAQSALYQQGAFYANGEFIQVHPTAIPGEDKLRLMSESARGEGGRVWVPKDKNDKRAAQSIPEGDRWYFLEEWYPKYGNLVPRDVATRAIFKVVYEHGMGIDGQPMVYLDVSHLPPAAQNKLEGILEIYEKFVGDDPRKVPMKIFPGMHYTMGGLWVDFNQQTNIPGVFAAGEADYSIHGANRLGANSLLSCIYGGFVAGPQALAYAKSLPAQEGDGGHAAELQRQKESNNLLLNNPGTENPFKLWRELGETMTKHATIIRYNAGLDEADAKIVELLERYKNVNLSDKSQWANTSFAFTRQLYNMLQLGRVIVQGARLRDESRGAHYKPDFPERNDEKFLKTTKASFKDDAPAFEFEAVDISHLPPRPRHYGATA; this is encoded by the coding sequence ATGGCAGCAGCAACTCCCAGAATCATCGTAGTAGGCGGCGGCCTCGCCGGACTCTCCGCCGTCATCAAGATCGCCGAAGCTGGCGGCACGGTCGACCTCTTCTCCATCGTCCCGGTCAAGCGCTCACACTCCGTCTGCGCGCAGGGCGGCATCAACTCCGCCAAGAACCTCAAGGGCGAAGGCGACAGCACCTGGGCCCACTTCGACGACACCGTCTACGGCGGCGACTTCCTCGCCAACCAGACCCCCGTCAAGCAGATGTGCGCGCAAGGTCCAGCCATCATCGACCTGCTCGACCGCATGGGCGTCCCCTTCAACCGCACCCCCGAAGGTCTGCTCGACTTCCGACGCTTCGGCGGAACTCTCTTCCACCGCACCGCCTTCGCCGGAGCCACCACCGGCCAGCAGCTTCTTTACGCGCTCGACGAGCAGGTTCGCCGCTTCGAGGCCGAGGGCAAGGTCACCAAGTACGAGGGCTGGGAGTTCCTCTCCGCCGTCCTCGACAGCAAGGGAGCCGCACGCGGCATCTGCGCCATGGACCTCCGCACCATGGAGACCCGCACCTTCCCCGCCGACGCCATCATCGTCTGCACCGGCGGCAACGGAGCCATCTTCGGCAAGTCCACAAATTCGGTGGTATGCACCGGCTCCGCTCAATCCGCCCTCTACCAGCAGGGAGCCTTCTACGCCAACGGCGAGTTCATCCAAGTCCACCCTACCGCCATCCCCGGCGAAGACAAGCTCCGCCTCATGTCCGAGTCCGCCCGTGGCGAAGGCGGCCGCGTCTGGGTACCGAAAGATAAAAACGACAAGCGCGCCGCGCAATCCATCCCCGAGGGCGACCGCTGGTACTTCCTCGAAGAGTGGTACCCCAAGTACGGCAACCTCGTCCCTCGCGACGTAGCCACCCGGGCAATATTCAAGGTCGTCTACGAGCACGGCATGGGCATCGATGGCCAGCCCATGGTCTATCTCGATGTCTCGCACCTTCCGCCCGCGGCCCAGAACAAGCTCGAAGGCATCCTCGAGATCTACGAGAAGTTCGTCGGCGACGACCCCCGCAAGGTCCCCATGAAGATCTTCCCCGGCATGCACTACACCATGGGCGGTCTCTGGGTCGACTTCAACCAGCAGACCAACATCCCCGGCGTCTTCGCCGCAGGCGAGGCGGACTACTCCATCCACGGGGCGAATCGATTGGGGGCCAACTCCCTGCTCTCCTGCATCTACGGAGGCTTCGTCGCCGGTCCGCAGGCTCTGGCCTACGCCAAGTCACTCCCCGCACAGGAAGGCGACGGTGGCCACGCCGCCGAGCTGCAGCGTCAGAAGGAGAGCAACAATCTCCTGCTCAACAACCCCGGCACTGAAAACCCCTTCAAGCTATGGCGCGAGCTGGGCGAGACCATGACCAAGCACGCGACAATCATCCGCTACAACGCGGGCCTCGACGAAGCCGATGCCAAGATCGTCGAGCTGCTCGAGCGCTACAAGAACGTCAACCTCTCCGACAAGAGCCAGTGGGCCAACACCAGCTTCGCCTTCACCCGCCAGCTTTACAACATGCTCCAGCTCGGCCGCGTCATCGTTCAGGGCGCACGCCTCCGCGACGAGTCCCGCGGAGCCCACTACAAGCCCGACTTCCCCGAGCGCAACGACGAAAAGTTCCTCAAGACCACCAAAGCCAGCTTCAAAGACGACGCCCCCGCCTTCGAGTTCGAAGCCGTAGACATCAGCCACCTTCCACCCCGTCCGCGCCACTACGGCGCCACCGCATAA
- the sdhB gene encoding succinate dehydrogenase iron-sulfur subunit: MAQSSIAQSIKVEIKRQSNPNSPSTTEKFEIPYRPGMNITSLLGEIALNPVDVSGKQTTPITYDSNCLEEICGSCAMLINGKASMACSALVDKLRGPNQDQPITLAPLSKFPVVRDLAVDRSVLFENLKRVKAWVPIDGSYDLGAGPRQAPQIQEQRYPLSNCISCTICMEVCPQFNDVTNFVGAATIAQAKLFNIDPSGSVLKEERLRALSGDGGIQECSFAQNCVQACPKGLPLTEAISDMGRDVFIQQVKDFFTH; encoded by the coding sequence ATGGCACAGAGCAGCATCGCACAGAGCATCAAGGTCGAGATCAAGCGTCAGTCCAACCCGAACTCCCCCTCCACCACCGAGAAGTTCGAGATTCCCTACCGCCCCGGCATGAACATCACCTCGCTGCTCGGCGAAATCGCGCTCAACCCCGTCGACGTCTCCGGCAAACAGACCACGCCCATCACCTACGACTCCAACTGCCTCGAAGAGATCTGCGGCTCCTGCGCCATGCTCATCAACGGCAAGGCCAGCATGGCCTGCTCCGCCCTGGTCGACAAGCTGCGCGGACCAAATCAGGATCAACCCATAACGCTCGCGCCCCTCTCGAAGTTCCCCGTCGTCCGCGACCTCGCCGTCGACCGCAGCGTCCTCTTCGAGAACCTCAAGCGCGTCAAGGCCTGGGTTCCCATCGACGGCTCCTACGATCTCGGAGCTGGCCCACGCCAAGCCCCGCAGATTCAGGAGCAGCGCTACCCACTCTCCAATTGCATCTCCTGCACCATCTGCATGGAGGTCTGCCCCCAGTTCAATGACGTCACCAACTTCGTCGGCGCGGCCACCATCGCCCAGGCAAAGCTCTTTAATATAGACCCAAGCGGCTCCGTCCTGAAGGAAGAACGTCTCCGCGCCCTCTCCGGCGACGGTGGAATTCAGGAGTGCAGCTTCGCCCAGAACTGCGTCCAGGCCTGCCCCAAGGGACTGCCTCTCACCGAGGCCATCTCCGACATGGGCCGCGACGTCTTCATCCAGCAGGTCAAAGACTTCTTCACCCACTAG
- a CDS encoding peptidoglycan-binding domain-containing protein — translation MRFTQLVLCSGLVLATAIPGVAVIHARRGPTSHHRLFHTRSHSKHSKAAVRTVGQRSIDDSRATQIQTALVKSGYLTGPSGHWDSSTSAAMQKYQSDNGWQTKLVPDSRAIIKLGLGPGRDADRAAAAATLGTTESASATIISQ, via the coding sequence ATGAGGTTTACTCAACTCGTTCTGTGCTCCGGGCTCGTTCTTGCTACTGCCATTCCCGGTGTTGCCGTCATTCATGCACGCCGTGGTCCGACATCGCACCACAGGCTGTTTCACACCCGCAGCCACAGCAAGCATTCCAAGGCAGCAGTTAGAACAGTTGGTCAACGCTCCATCGATGACAGCCGCGCCACGCAGATTCAAACAGCGCTGGTCAAATCGGGCTACCTGACTGGTCCCTCGGGTCACTGGGATTCCAGTACTTCGGCTGCTATGCAGAAGTATCAGTCCGACAACGGCTGGCAGACCAAGCTGGTTCCGGACTCCCGCGCCATCATCAAGCTGGGCCTCGGTCCCGGCCGTGACGCAGACCGCGCAGCCGCCGCAGCCACCTTGGGCACGACAGAATCGGCTTCAGCCACCATAATTTCGCAGTAA
- a CDS encoding trypsin-like peptidase domain-containing protein, translating into MDIRNNPSPSLLDRMRTHRLTTTFTLLATLSIGILAGSVLTRNVSGKEQAKVDTSDAAPIVIPSPVALSNGFSQIVKQVSPAVVNINTEEIPKQSANKRGRRGLQQQSPDGDDDDQQQGQSQGQGQGDMQDFFNRFFGGQGGGQGGDDDGGGQMSGERRALGSGFIVDPRGYIITNNHVVDKADKIYVKLSTDPDDQDSSEGHPAHVVGVDKDTDIAVIKIDVDKPLPTVKLGNSDGAQVGDWVLAIGTPFNLSKTVTAGIISAKDRSIDEPGANGIAQNQFQRFIQTDAAINPGNSGGPLVDMAGQVVGMNTAIYTQSMGSIGLGFAMPSNTIAKIYNMLIGPTHKVVRGSIGVSFQPAVSSAVNRMYGFTSGVIVSTVVPGKGAAKAGLQPGDILVSIDGRNIKGGDDMVNDISARSIGSTIKLGYIRNGKQDVANVVIGDRAETYADLVGGGDDNAAPQQADAGQTTLGITVSAIPADIATKTGISHGVIITSVRPGSFADEINLGKGLIITAINKKPVTDEGSYRAIVSTLKSKDDVVFVVHFPTQKNAGNSYIGGTLP; encoded by the coding sequence ATGGACATACGAAATAACCCTTCTCCGAGCCTGCTGGATCGCATGCGTACCCACCGCCTCACAACGACCTTCACCCTCCTCGCTACCCTCTCCATCGGAATCCTCGCCGGCTCAGTTCTTACGCGAAATGTTAGCGGCAAGGAACAGGCCAAGGTCGATACCTCCGACGCCGCACCGATCGTTATTCCCTCCCCTGTCGCGCTCTCAAACGGCTTCTCGCAGATCGTGAAGCAGGTCAGCCCCGCGGTCGTCAACATCAATACCGAAGAGATTCCCAAGCAATCTGCCAACAAGCGCGGCCGCCGCGGTTTGCAGCAGCAGAGCCCCGACGGCGACGACGATGATCAGCAGCAGGGACAGAGTCAGGGCCAAGGCCAGGGCGATATGCAGGACTTCTTCAATCGCTTCTTCGGCGGCCAAGGCGGCGGTCAGGGCGGCGACGATGATGGAGGCGGCCAGATGAGCGGCGAACGTCGCGCGCTCGGCTCCGGCTTTATCGTCGATCCTCGCGGCTACATCATCACCAACAATCACGTCGTCGACAAGGCCGACAAGATCTATGTCAAACTCTCCACCGATCCCGACGATCAGGACAGCTCTGAAGGCCACCCGGCCCACGTCGTAGGCGTCGATAAGGACACCGATATCGCCGTCATCAAGATCGATGTCGACAAGCCCCTCCCCACCGTCAAGCTGGGCAACTCAGACGGAGCGCAGGTCGGTGACTGGGTACTCGCCATCGGCACTCCGTTCAACCTCTCAAAGACCGTCACAGCCGGCATCATCTCCGCCAAGGACCGCTCCATCGATGAACCCGGAGCCAACGGCATCGCTCAGAACCAGTTCCAGCGCTTCATCCAGACCGATGCCGCTATCAATCCCGGCAACTCCGGTGGCCCGCTGGTCGATATGGCAGGTCAGGTCGTCGGCATGAACACTGCCATCTATACCCAGTCCATGGGATCGATCGGCCTCGGGTTCGCCATGCCGTCCAATACCATCGCCAAGATCTACAACATGCTCATCGGGCCCACCCATAAAGTTGTGCGCGGTTCCATCGGCGTCAGCTTCCAGCCCGCCGTCAGCTCCGCCGTCAACCGCATGTACGGCTTCACCAGCGGTGTGATCGTCAGCACGGTTGTTCCGGGTAAGGGCGCAGCCAAGGCTGGCCTCCAGCCGGGCGACATCCTCGTCTCCATCGATGGACGCAACATCAAAGGCGGCGATGATATGGTCAATGACATCTCCGCACGGAGTATCGGATCGACCATCAAGCTTGGCTACATCCGCAACGGAAAACAGGACGTTGCCAACGTAGTCATTGGCGACCGCGCTGAAACCTACGCCGATCTCGTCGGCGGCGGGGACGATAACGCCGCTCCACAACAAGCCGACGCCGGACAGACCACCCTCGGCATCACTGTCTCGGCAATCCCTGCAGACATCGCAACCAAAACGGGGATCAGCCATGGAGTCATCATTACAAGCGTTCGTCCCGGCTCCTTCGCCGATGAGATCAACCTGGGTAAGGGCCTGATCATCACCGCGATCAACAAAAAGCCGGTCACCGACGAAGGCAGCTACAGGGCCATCGTCTCCACCCTCAAATCCAAGGATGACGTCGTCTTCGTCGTTCACTTCCCGACGCAGAAAAACGCTGGTAACTCTTACATCGGCGGAACCCTACCGTAG
- a CDS encoding non-canonical purine NTP pyrophosphatase: MILYIATSNPGKLRDFAAANTSDISLLPLPGLKEIPPPPEDEPTFEGNARTKAIYYSNLAPGAIVIADDSGLEVDALQGAPGVRSARYADEHNFHPAETADSLTTDQRNNLYLISILTGIPLTERSARYHCVLAAARNGEVLAIGHGAVEGDILSTPRGTEGFGYDPLFYLPQRGKTMAELDLQTKLTFSHRGRAFKALLSELAGDIP, from the coding sequence ATGATCCTCTACATCGCCACCTCAAATCCCGGCAAGCTACGCGACTTCGCCGCTGCCAACACATCGGACATCTCGCTCCTCCCACTCCCCGGCCTCAAAGAAATCCCCCCACCCCCCGAAGACGAACCCACCTTCGAAGGCAACGCCCGAACCAAGGCCATCTATTACTCAAACCTCGCTCCCGGCGCAATCGTCATCGCCGACGACTCCGGCCTAGAAGTGGACGCTCTCCAGGGCGCACCCGGTGTCCGCTCCGCCCGCTACGCTGACGAGCACAACTTCCATCCGGCTGAAACCGCCGATTCCCTCACAACCGACCAACGCAATAACCTTTATCTCATTTCCATCCTCACGGGGATTCCCCTCACGGAGCGGAGCGCCCGTTACCACTGCGTCCTCGCCGCCGCTCGCAACGGCGAAGTCCTCGCCATCGGACACGGAGCGGTCGAAGGCGATATTCTTTCCACCCCACGCGGCACAGAAGGCTTCGGCTACGACCCTCTCTTCTACCTCCCTCAGCGCGGCAAAACCATGGCCGAGCTCGACCTCCAGACCAAGCTCACCTTCAGCCACCGAGGCCGAGCCTTCAAGGCCTTACTCAGCGAACTGGCAGGCGACATACCGTAA
- a CDS encoding FliM/FliN family flagellar motor switch protein, whose product MSAEETARAEAIGLLCDIELDASLQFGSREMPLREVLELGPGDVIELDRHVAEPVDLVIGDRIVARGEVVIVSGNFALRVTEVATPQLRLESIRCLF is encoded by the coding sequence ATGAGTGCAGAGGAGACGGCGCGAGCCGAGGCGATAGGGCTTTTGTGCGATATCGAGTTAGATGCATCGCTGCAGTTTGGTTCGCGAGAGATGCCGCTGCGAGAGGTGCTTGAGCTGGGGCCTGGAGATGTGATCGAACTCGACCGGCACGTCGCTGAACCGGTGGACCTGGTGATTGGCGACAGGATCGTAGCTCGCGGTGAAGTGGTCATTGTGAGCGGAAACTTCGCGCTTCGGGTTACAGAAGTTGCAACGCCGCAACTGCGGCTGGAGAGCATCCGATGCCTTTTCTAG